In Cryptomeria japonica chromosome 10, Sugi_1.0, whole genome shotgun sequence, a genomic segment contains:
- the LOC131079134 gene encoding uncharacterized protein LOC131079134 translates to MGFFRSEWCFCGHACDGTGGSEKIRGGVLSNKGAVVSINSTGTGILIHRALVLTTYGTLPSITAAEDSEILVTRMASSDSQVYRRKLAPDRFFVTNSVLDLTIVACDPTEIEVVQPLCLQNSVAPYLDFGSVVYLLGRPVTEGQENDLMVGDGRITVGTDTLIKFSTDGVIWSPGSAGFDNHGNLAFIICDPMKLVSESQRKRASATTFWRKDLPKQFGIPVPVIRHWLNQNWKGNIEELDRPRIPARLKAYQKGRSAESSSNSIKLRTANKGNGESLESSDNSGKLKDIFKQIGEDEEVSSSEVRPENAFFDRLGSSREIEVDKNNSLTWYTPPNDLYFDKPRLPEGKMEIQNGLTNHEEKRQPAKDIGGSSTPVLQTEECPNDERFYCADQSGPGNEDEYLEDKNIIIAWEGQDAEGPSSVAHLKGLQKVDELNEVYRESNPNQKVNLSVAEIEIKNKHQEHYFSNSVEIESGETSSAQTCLIRQENPQGHKLMNEKVILMQSTEIQKGKHQLLGMKLKDPMPSTPIKLGNVEQKNHAKGNISSVQDESAGPSREYRKACKKDVLDDLSEKKQRKEKSSYMKGIWKRTMPESTQSNIFIQDEKYGDRSIICPQFREPMPIICIKPKHTEENKQKDEKSLTLQEVFQKKNVECSESNFSAEHDQGTGSLRNLVEVRRPISTILTSELKCEEEQKQAEEGSAITPKDIEVIVDVEPSREYQVGGFAANGACSENGSEDDYEIKMSHVSSWIQASSQRYTDSSDVETFYSAETRESRNYSPRERSEKKNSPQVRRSQSTLSTVRGVQNWNCSERDSLPGRSKSAYNSRNNQVHPSCSRKISVKIPSYRGPDYFGPTVSSIMKKRNLDSANNNKGTFPQSSPRWMF, encoded by the exons ATGGGTTTTTTCAGAAGTGAATGGTGCTTCTGTGGGCATGCATGTGATGGTACTGGTGGTTCAGAAAAAATCAGAGGAGGTGTTCTGTCCAACAAAGGAGCAGTTGTAAGCATAAATTCCACAGGCACGGGCATTCTGATTCATAGAGCACTGGTACTCACTACTTATGGGACTCTCCCTTCTATAACTGCTGCAGAGGACTCAGAGATCTTGGTGACGAGGATGGCCTCTTCAGATTCACAAGTTTACAGAAGAAAACTTGCTCCAGACAG ATTTTTCGTCACAAACTCAGTTCTGGATCTCACTATTGTTGCATGTGATCCAACTGAAATTGAAGTTGTCCAGCCTCTCTGTCTGCAGAATTCTGTTGCTCCTTATCTTGATTTTGGAAGTGTTGTTTATCTTCTTGGAAGACCAGTCACTGAAGGACAAGAGAATGATTTGATGGTTGGAGATGGTCGAATCACAGTTGGTACTGATACACTAATTAAGTTCTCCACGGATGGGGTGATTTGGAGCCCTGGATCTGCAGGTTTTGACAATCATGGTAATTTGGCATTCATCATTTGTGATCCAATGAAGCTCGTTTCTGAATCTCAGAGGAAAAGGGCTTCTGCTACTACATTTTGGAGGAAGGACTTACCAAAGCAGTTTGGAATTCCAGTTCCAGTGATCCGGCATTGGTTAAACCAGAATTGGAAAGGTAACATTGAGGAGCTTGATAGACCCCGGATTCCTGCCAGACTGAAGGCTTACCAGAAGGGGAGGAGCGCAGAGTCTTCTAGTAATTCAATAAAACTCAGGACAGCCAACAAGGGAAATGGAGAGAGTCTAGAGTCCTCGGACAATTCAGGAAAGCTTAAGGACATCTTCAAGCAGATTGGGGAGGATGAGGAAGTGTCAAGCAGCGAGGTAAGGCCTGAAAATGCATTTTTTGATAGATTAGGCAGTTCTAGAGAAATCGAAGTAGATAAGAACAATAGCTTGACATGGTACACACCGCCGAATGATCTATATTTTGACAAACCAAGACTGCCGGAAGGGAAAATGGAGATCCAAAATGGGTTGACCAATCACGAGGAGAAAAGGCAGCCCGCGAAGGATATTGGGGGTTCTAGCACTCCTGTACTGCAAACGGAAGAATGCCCGAATGATGAAAGATTCTATTGTGCAGATCAGAGTGGGCCTGGAAATGAGGACGAGTATCtagaagataagaacatcattatTGCCTGGGAAGGTCAAGATGCAGAGGGACCCAGTTCTGTGGCACATTTGAAGGGTCTACAAAAGGTAGATGAACTGAATGAGGTGTATAGAGAAAGTAATCCTAACCAGAAGGTAAACCTTTCTGTAGcagaaattgaaattaagaataagCACCAGGAGCATTATTTCTCGAATTCTGTAGAGATTGAGTCTGGAGAAACTAGTTCTGCTCAGACTTGTTTGATCCGCCAGGAAAATCCGCAGGGACATAAGCTGATGAATGAAAAAGTCATTCTTATGCAGTCAACTGAGATCCAGAAGGGTAAACACCAGCTTCTGGGAATGAAGCTCAAGGATCCCATGCCAAGCACTCCCATAAAACTCGGTAATGTGGAACAAAAGAATCATGCCAAGGGGAACATATCAAGTGTTCAAGATGAGTCGGCTGGTCCTTCTCGTGAATATAGGAAAGCTTGCAAGAAGGATGTACTTGACGATCTAAGTGAAAAGAaacagaggaaggagaagtcatcaTATATGAAAGGGATCTGGAAGAGGACTATGCCTGAAAGCACACAATCTAATATTTTTATACAAGATGAGAAATATGGAGACAGATCCATTATCTGCCCACAGTTCAGGGAGCCAATGCCAATCATTTGTATAAAACCCAAACATACGGAAGAAAATAAACAGAAAGATGAGAAATCATTGACCCTGCAAGAGGTCTTCCAGAAAAAAAATGTCGAATGCTCAGAATCCAATTTTTCTGCTGAACACGATCAAGGTACGGGGAGCTTAAGGAATTTGGTAGAGGTTAGAAGGCCCATTTCAACAATCCTTACTTCAGAACTGAAGTGTGAAGAAGAACAGAAACAGGCTGAAGAGGGCTCTGCAATTACACCCAAAGATATAGAAGTAATAGTGGATGTGGAGCCTTCTCGAGAGTATCAGGTTGGAGGGTTTGCAGCAAACGGAGCATGTTCAGAAAATGGGTCAGAGGACGATTATGAAATCAAGATGAGTCATGTTAGCTCTTGGATTCAGGCAAGCAGTCAAAGATACACAGACAGTAGTGATGTTGAGACATTCTATTCAGCTGAAACAAGAGAGAGCCGGAATTATAGCCCCAGAGAAAGGAGTGAAAAGAAGAACAGTCCACAAGTAAGGCGAAGTCAAAGTACTCTTAGCACTGTGAGAGGAGTTCAGAATTGGAATTGCAGTGAGAGGGATTCGTTGCCAGGAAGATCGAAATCTGCATATAACTCCCGCAATAATCAAGTGCATCCTTCTTGTAGCAGAAAGATAAGTGTAAAGATTCCCTCGTACAGGGGTCCTGATTACTTTGGACCAACCGTCTCATCCATCATGAAGAAACGGAATTTGGATTCAGCCAACAATAACAAAGGAACCTTTCCACAGAGTTCTCCAAGATGGATGTTCTGA